The Plectropomus leopardus isolate mb chromosome 15, YSFRI_Pleo_2.0, whole genome shotgun sequence genome has a segment encoding these proteins:
- the LOC121954819 gene encoding LOW QUALITY PROTEIN: nck-associated protein 1-like (The sequence of the model RefSeq protein was modified relative to this genomic sequence to represent the inferred CDS: deleted 1 base in 1 codon) yields the protein MACYYIVISSTHLRDGQLRSIKGVFRGPIGANGQRNTACGDPKAKPSYLVDKNLESAVKFIVRKFPAVETRNNNQQLAQLQKEKSEILKNLALYYFTFVDVMEFKDHVCELLNTIDACQVFFDITVNFDLTKNYLDLVVTYTTLMTILSRIEERKAIIGLYNYAHEMTHGASDREYPRLGQMIVDYENPLKKLMEEFVPHGKSLSDALISLQMVYPRRNLSADQWRNAQLLSLISAPSTMLNPAQSDTMPCEYLSLDTMEKWIVFGFILCHAVLNSDAAALSLWKLALQSSTCLCLFRDEVFHIHKAAEDLFVNIRGYNKRINDIRECKEQALSHAGSMHRERRKFLRSALKELATVLADQPGLLGPKALFVFMALSFARDEIIWLLRHADNIQKKSTDDFIDKHIAELIFYMEELRAHVRKYGPVMQRYYVQYLSGFDAVVLNELVQNLSVCPEDESIIMSSFVNTMTSLSVKQVEDGEVFDFRGMRLDWFRLQAYTSVSKASLGIADHKELGKMMNTIIFHTKMVDSLVEMLVETSDLSIFCFYSRAFEKMFQQCLELPSQARHSICFPLLCTHFMSCTHELCPEERHHIGDRSLSLCNMFLDEMAKQARNLITDICTEQCTLSDQLLPKHCAKTISQAVNKKSKKATGKKGEPEREKPGVESMRKNRLLVTNLDKLHTALSELCFSINYVPNLAVWEHTFTPREYLTSHLEIRFTKSIVGMTMYNQATQEIAKPSELLTSVRAYMTVLQSIENYVTIDITRVFNNVLLQQTQHLDSHGEPTITSLYTNWYLETLLRQVSNGHIAYFPAMKAFVNLPTENELTFNAEEYSDISEMRSLSELLGPYGMKFLSESLMWHISSQVAELKKLVVENMEVLTQMRTSFDKPDHMAALFKKLTSVDSVLKRMTIIGVILSFRSLAQEALRDVLSCHIPFLVSSVEDFKDHIPRETDMKVAMNVYELSSAAGLPCEIDPALVVALSSQKSENISPEEEYKIACLLMVFVAVSLPTLASNVMSQYSPAIEGHCNNIHCLAKAINQIAAALFTIHKGSIEDRLKEFLALASSSLLKIGQETDKMTTRNRESVYLLLDMIVQESPFLTMDLLESCFPYVLLRNAYHAVYKQSISANA from the exons GCATGTGGCGACCCCAAGGCGAAGCCCTCCTATCTCGTTGATAAGAACTTGGAGTCTGCGGTTAAATTTATTGTCAGGAAGTTTCCTGCTGTGGAGACACGGAACAATAAC CAACAGCTGGCTCAGCTGCAGAAGGAAAAGTCTGAGATTCTGAAGAACCTGGCTCTCTACTATTTTACCTTCGTAGATGTCATGGAgttcaag GACCatgtgtgtgagctgctgaaCACCATCGACGCCTGCCAGGTCTTCTTTGACATT ACGGTGAACTTTGACCTGACCAAGAACTACCTGGACCTGGTGGTGACTTACACTACTCTGATGACAATACTGTCCCGCATCGAGGAGAGAAAAGCCATCATCGGACTGTACAACTACGCCCACGAGATGACGCACGGAGCCAG TGACCGGGAGTACCCCAGGTTGGGCCAGATGATCGTGGATTACGAGAACCCGTTGAAGAAGTTGATGGAGGAGTTTGTTCCACATGGAAAG TCGCTGTCAGACGCGTTGATCAGTCTTCAGATGGTCTATCCCAGGAGGAATCTGTCCGCTGACCAGTGGAGGAACGCCCAGCTGCTCTCGCTCATCTCTGCGCCCTCCACCATGCTCAATCCTGCACAGTCAGACACT ATGCCGTGTGAATACCTGTCACTGGACACAATGGAGAAGTGGATCGTTT TTGGTTTCATCCTGTGTCATGCGGTGCTAAACAGCGACGCAGCGGCGTTGTCTCTGTGGAAGCTGGCTCTGCAGAGCTCCACCTGCCTCTGTCTGTTCAGGGACGAAGTTTTCCACATTCACAAGGCTGCAGAGGATCTGTTTGTGAACATCAGAGG gtatAACAAACGTATCAACGACATCAGAGAGTGCAAGGAGCAGGCCCTGTCTCATGC aggCTCGATGCACAGAGAGAGACGCAAGTTTCTCCGATCAGCTCTGAAGGAGCTGGCCACGGTTTTAGCCGATCAGCCTGGACTGCTAGGCCCTAAG GCGCTGTTCGTGTTCATGGCGCTGTCGTTTGCCCGTGACGAGATCATCTGGCTGCTCCGACACGCCGACAACATCCAGAAGAAAAGCACAGATGACTTCATAGACAA acaCATAGCAGAGCTGATCTTCTACATGGAGGAGCTCAGAGCTCACGTCAGGAAGTACGGTCCCGTGATGCAGCGATACTACGTCCAGTACCTGTCTGGTTTTGATGCTGTGGTGCTGAATGAGCTGGTGCAG aacctgtctgtgtgtccagaGGACGAGTCCATAATCATGTCTTCATTTGTCAACACGATGACCTCTCTCAGTGTCAAACAAG tggaGGATGGCGAGGTGTTTGACTTCAGAGGAATGAGGCTGGACTGGTTCAGACTGCAG GCCTACACCAGTGTCTCTAAAGCCAGTCTCGGAATCGCCGATCACAAGGAGCTCGGCAAAATGATGAACACCATCATCTTCCACACAAAGATGGTGGACTCTCTGGTGGAGATGCTGGTGGAGACGTCCGACCTGTCCATTTTCTG ctTCTACAGCCGTGCGTTTGAAAAAATGTTCCAGCAGTGCTTGGAGCTTCCCTCCCAG GCCCGACACTCCATCTGCTTCCCTCTGCTCTGCACACACTTCATGTCCTGCACACACGAGCTCTGTCCCGAGGAG CGTCACCACATAGGAGATCGAAGCCTGTCGCTGTGTAACATGTTTCTGGATGAGATGGCCAAACAGGCCAGAAACCTGATCACTGACATCTGCACCGAGCAATGCACACTCAGCGACCAG CTGCTTCCTAAACACTGTGCGAAAACCATCAGCCAGGCCGTCAACAAGAAGAGCAAGAAGGCGACGGGGAAGAAGGGCGAGCCGGAGAGAGAGAAACCGGGAGTGGAGAGCATGAGGAAGAACAGGCTACTGGTCACCAA TCTGGATAAACTCCACACAGCGTTATCTGAACTCTGCTTCTCCATCAACTACGTTCCCAACCTGGCGGTGTGGGAGCACACGTTCACGCCCAGAGAGTACCTCACCTCGCACCTGGAGATCCGATTCACCAA GTCTATAGTGGGGATGACCATGTACAACCAGGCTACTCAGGAGATAGCCAAGCCCAGCGAGCTGCTGACCAGCGTCCGCGCCTACATGACGGTGCTTCAGTCCATAGAGAACTACGTCACCATCGACATCACCCGGGTCTTCAACAACGTGCTCCTGCAGCAGACGCAGCACCTGGACAGCCACGGGGAGCCCACCATCACCAGTCTCTACACAAACTG gtaccTGGAGACGTTGCTCCGTCAGGTCAGCAACGGACACATCGCCTACTTTCCCGCCATGAAGGCCTTCGTCAACCTGCCCACAGAGAACGAGCTGACTTTCAACGCTGAGGAATACTCCGACATCTCCG agaTGCGTTCGCTGTCGGAGCTGCTGGGGCCGTACGGTATGAAGTTCCTCAGTGAGAGTCTGATGTGGCACATCTCGTCACAGGTCGCTGAGCTGAAg AAACTGGTGGTAGAAAACATGGAGGTGTTGACCCAGATGAGGACGAGCTTTGACAAACCAGACCACATGGCCGCTCTCTTCAAGAAACTCACct ctgTGGACAGTGTGTTGAAGAGAATGACCATCATTGGAGTCATTTTGTCCTTCCGCTCGCTGGCTCAGGAGGCTCTTAGAGAT gTGTTATCCTGTCACATTCCTTTCCTGGTCAGTTCAGTGGAGGATTTCAAGGACCACATTCCCAGAGAGACGGACATGAag GTGGCCATGAACGTCTACGAGCTGTCGTCGGCTGCAGGTTTACCCTGTGAGATCGACCCGGCTCTGGTGGTGGCTCTGTCCTCACAGAAAAGTG AGAACATCAGTCCAGAGGAGGAGTATAAGATCGCCTGCCTGCTGATGGTGTTCGTGGCCGTTTCTTTGCCAACGCTGGCCAGCAACGTGATGTCACAGTACAGCCCCGCCATCGAAG GTCACTGTAACAACATCCACTGCCTGGCCAAAGCCATCAACCAGATCGCTGCTGCTCTCTTCACCATCCACAAGGGGAGCATAGAGGACCGCCTCAAAGAGTTCCTGGCT CTGGCTTCATCCAGCCTGTTGAAGATCGGCCAGGAGACGGACAAGATGACGACACGTAACAGAGAGTCTGTCTACCTGCTGCTGGACATG ATTGTGCAGGAGTCTCCCTTCCTCACCATGGACCTGCTGGAGTCCTGTTTCCCCTACGTCCTGCTGCGAAACGCCTACCACGCCGTCTACAAACAGAGCATCAGCGCTAACGCGTAG